The following proteins are co-located in the Xyrauchen texanus isolate HMW12.3.18 chromosome 41, RBS_HiC_50CHRs, whole genome shotgun sequence genome:
- the LOC127633974 gene encoding B-cell receptor CD22-like, whose amino-acid sequence MPLFAFMVFIVITSKLLHSSSEKPTYDAILPSSITALSGSCVEIPCTFNVSDFENSLQTADSTFGCWLKTTDHFDLTNPDNIVFNGSENIIRGFSHIEMLGNVSRRECTTVFYDIRQTHSDKYFFRVQMEPNNIFRATFVNSPIIISVSDVPLPPNLTPNDLQEVMENTTVNVSCSAEAPCPKEPPTLSWTNIPKPAINTNQLQEKPDKTLSVFSQITFKASYMDHRKNISCTVTYPRNTSNDTTVETTMMLRVLFPPKETHVTIQPSASVSVGTNVTLTCKSKANPSNDMNYTWYKHGEQKHLAFGEQITFNVGKTSGGWYFCMVKNNHGAQKSEEVQLIVEGYFIPLVAGCVGGVLVLFLLFLLAMTFRRLLRTKASNESIIGETELSDQDQKKHVQISSIYNNSTYMTSVEREIPKDENDVIHYGEIDFSNLKTNCTPEKGLGQETVYALVCSPGKEMNMD is encoded by the exons ATGCCTCTCTTTGCATtcatggtttttattgtcatcacCTCTAAGCTGCTACATTCATCCTCAG aAAAGCCAACATATGATGCAATATTGCCAAGTAGCATAACAGCATTGAGCGGTTCTTGTGTGGAGATACCTTGTACATTCAACGTGTCTGATTTTGAAAACAGTCTGCAGACTGCGGACAGTACTTTTGGTTGCTGGTTAAAGACGACAGACCATTTCGACCTAACAAATCCAGACAATATTGTTTTCAATGGTAGTGAAAACATCATCAGAGGATTTAGTCACATAGAGATGCTTGGAAATGTTAGTCGGCGTGAATGCACCACTGTTTTCTATGACATCAGGCAGACTCATTCAGACAAGTACTTCTTCAGGGTGCAAATGGAGCCGAATAATATTTTTAGAGCAACATTTGTCAACAGTCCAATCATCATATCTGTCTCAG ATGTGCCACTGCCACCTAATCTTACACCCAATGATCTGCAGGAAGTAATGGAGAACACAACAGTCAATGTAAGCTGCTCTGCTGAAGCCCCCTGTCCCAAAGAGCCTCCTACATTATCCTGGACAAACATCCCCAAACCTGCCATCAATACAAACCAGTTACAGGAGAAACCTGATAAAACCCTGTCAGTGTTTTCACAAATCACCTTTAAAGCTTCATACATGGATCACAGAAAGAACATCTCCTGCACTGTTACATATCCAAGAAATACATCTAATGACACAACTGTGGAGACCACCATGATGCTGCGAGTTCTGT TTCCCCCAAAAGAAACTCATGTCACCATTCAGCCATCTGCTTCAGTCTCTGTTGGCACTAATGTGACTTTGACCTGCAAAAGCAAAGCCAATCCATCAAATGATATGAACTACACCTGGTACAAACATGGAGAGCAGAAACATCTGGCTTTTGGGGAGCAAATTACCTTCAATGTAGGTAAAACCAGTGGAGGCTGGTACTTCTGCATGGTAAAAAACAATCATGGTGCCCAGAAGTCAGAAGAGGTCCAGCTGATCGTGGAAG GATACTTCATACCTTTGGTTGCAGGCTGTGTCGGAGGAGTTTTAGTTTTATTCTTGTTATTTCTACTGGCAATGACTTTCAGAAG ATTACTACGAACAAAGGCATCTAATGAATCCATTATAGGGGAAACGGAACTCTCAGATCAG gACCAGAAAAAACATGTACAGATCAGCTCCATTTATAATAATAGTACTTACATGACAAGTGTGGAGCGAGAGATTCCAAAGGATGAGAATGATGTAATTCACTATGGAGAGATCGACTTTTCCAACCTCAAAACTAACTGCACTCCAGAGAAAGGCTTAGGTCAAGAGACGGTTTATGCTTTGGTTTGCAGCCCAGGGAAAGAGATGAACATGGATTAG